A single region of the Vibrio cyclitrophicus genome encodes:
- the yccX gene encoding acylphosphatase: MKNSQCIFVVSGRVQCVGFRYHTSRQAQTLSISGYAKNLSDGRVEVLAVGDLDQIEKLYAWLQLGPSSAQVDQVVKHDVTEADLRVVRAGEFKIL; the protein is encoded by the coding sequence ATGAAAAATTCACAATGTATATTTGTCGTATCAGGCCGAGTTCAATGTGTTGGTTTTCGTTATCACACAAGCAGGCAAGCGCAAACATTGTCGATTTCGGGCTATGCAAAAAATTTAAGTGATGGTCGTGTCGAAGTATTAGCCGTTGGGGATTTGGATCAGATAGAGAAGTTATACGCTTGGTTACAATTAGGGCCGTCTAGCGCTCAAGTAGATCAGGTTGTCAAACATGATGTTACAGAAGCAGATCTTAGAGTGGTACGTGCTGGCGAATTTAAAATACTGTAG
- a CDS encoding methyl-accepting chemotaxis protein: MKEIPFRWIDKYLIHLKIQEKFYLLFLLPLLALVILTLVLDSAADSLLAHLYQEEMLLMKGLIEAGQLTKDQVAQLVSHSESISLGYGTGAVSVMNGAFSLVANHDQNLWSALSTTQVSIIAVTLTLIALGVYYIMTFIGGAMFSMNKALNTLANGDLTCRMNYFLVRDEFSEIAITIDKVAEREQNMVLSIQESVALMQQISSDLNQSTQQSSDISGNQQEHLNSLASATEQMAATIREVATLAHESSSQTMDARGVAQSGQVKVSNTLESISNLSQEIQSASQAVEELDANAAQIDEVVATINGISEQTNLLALNAAIEAARAGEQGRGFAVVADEVRALAGRTQQATVEIQSMIESLQRNSQSLTKLMEVTVNNANEGQTLMSEVNVEIGSLAEKNQSISDSSTQIATAAEEQGVVADNIAQSVEEIRHQSDSICEMISKSNSNVDQLRKQSDTMEGLLTGLKA, from the coding sequence ATGAAAGAAATCCCATTTCGTTGGATTGACAAATATCTCATTCACCTAAAAATCCAAGAAAAGTTCTATCTACTCTTCTTATTGCCTCTTCTCGCTCTGGTTATATTAACTCTCGTTTTAGATAGCGCCGCGGACTCTTTACTTGCTCACCTTTATCAAGAAGAAATGCTCTTGATGAAAGGGCTTATCGAAGCAGGCCAACTCACTAAAGATCAAGTCGCTCAGCTTGTTAGTCACTCTGAAAGCATTTCCCTAGGCTATGGCACGGGAGCCGTTTCAGTGATGAACGGCGCGTTCAGTTTAGTCGCAAACCATGATCAAAACCTATGGTCGGCTTTATCTACAACGCAAGTATCTATCATTGCGGTTACTCTGACCTTAATTGCGCTTGGCGTTTATTACATCATGACTTTCATTGGCGGAGCGATGTTCTCTATGAACAAAGCTTTGAACACCCTAGCGAATGGCGACTTAACTTGCCGCATGAACTACTTCTTAGTTCGTGACGAGTTCAGTGAAATCGCGATTACAATCGATAAGGTCGCTGAACGTGAACAAAACATGGTTCTATCAATCCAAGAGTCTGTCGCTCTCATGCAGCAAATCAGCTCAGACTTGAACCAGTCAACACAACAAAGTTCAGACATCTCAGGTAACCAACAAGAACACCTGAATAGTTTGGCAAGCGCGACGGAACAAATGGCGGCTACAATTCGTGAAGTCGCTACCCTTGCTCATGAGTCTAGCTCACAAACGATGGACGCTCGCGGCGTTGCCCAGAGTGGTCAAGTAAAGGTTTCAAACACATTGGAGTCTATCTCTAACCTATCTCAAGAGATCCAATCCGCTTCACAAGCAGTAGAAGAGCTTGATGCCAACGCGGCGCAGATCGATGAGGTGGTCGCAACTATCAATGGCATTTCAGAGCAGACTAACCTATTGGCACTGAATGCTGCCATAGAGGCTGCTCGTGCAGGCGAGCAAGGTCGTGGATTCGCTGTTGTTGCCGATGAAGTTCGTGCCCTTGCAGGTCGTACTCAACAAGCAACAGTTGAAATCCAAAGTATGATTGAGTCATTACAACGTAACAGCCAATCACTGACCAAACTGATGGAAGTCACGGTGAACAATGCTAATGAAGGTCAAACACTGATGTCAGAAGTGAACGTTGAGATCGGTTCATTAGCTGAAAAGAACCAGTCTATTTCAGATAGCAGCACTCAAATTGCTACCGCGGCTGAAGAGCAAGGCGTAGTAGCTGACAACATTGCACAAAGTGTTGAAGAGATTCGTCATCAGTCAGACAGCATCTGCGAGATGATCAGTAAGAGTAATTCCAATGTTGACCAACTTCGTAAACAAAGCGATACGATGGAAGGTTTGCTGACCGGTCTTAAAGCTTAA